A window from Fragaria vesca subsp. vesca linkage group LG5, FraVesHawaii_1.0, whole genome shotgun sequence encodes these proteins:
- the LOC101311483 gene encoding zinc finger protein CONSTANS-LIKE 12-like translates to MARICDFCSTSSAAVHCKADVAHLCLSCDSELHSANQVVNRHPRTILCDSCNHLSAYDGCLDHGGGGLMCHLCDRSHLVTTSPVHQRLSSSSYSYTGCPAAEDFAAIWGLQMNHDHISSASHVGSLDILGQILDLQRTQSTVPLGLCSNKTSQSDKMQDQLRVSDDDPHIPDDEYLAFLNLEELIGDEDDQDLIVKTQQLLDDPNLDTAAASKDGRTESSSLPANGSSCSLPSSVSCNTFSSSSMVSQGVKGEQVFDARANAMMRYKQKKHSRVYERKIRYQRKKAIADSRKRVRGRFARN, encoded by the exons ATGGCTAGAATTTGTGACTTCTGCTCGACGTCAAGCGCAGCGGTACACTGTAAAGCCGACGTAGCACATCTCTGCCTGTCTTGCGATTCAGAACTTCATTCAGCTAACCAAGTAGTGAACCGTCATCCCCGCACCATCTTATGCGACTCATGCAACCACCTCTCAGCTTATGATGGGTGTCTGGATCACGGCGGCGGCGGGCTTATGTGCCATTTATGTGACCGGAGCCACCTTGTGACGACGTCCCCGGTGCATCAAAGACTTTCAAGTAGCAGTTACAGTTACACGGGTTGCCCGGCTGCCGAGGACTTCGCAGCAATTTGGGGTTTGCAAATGAATCATGATCACATTAGTAGTGCAAGTCATGTGGGGAGCTTGGATATATTGGGCCAGATTCTCGACTTGCAAAGGACTCAGTCGACTGTTCCTCTTGGACTGTGCAGCAATAAAACTAGCCAG TCTGACAAGATGCAAGACCAGCTTAGGGTTTCTGATGATGATCCACATATACCTGATGATGAATACCTAGCATTCCTGAACTTGGAAGAACTAATTGGAGACGAAGATGATCAAGATCTTATTGTGAAAACTCAGCAGCTACTTGATGATCCCAATCTAGATACGGCTGCAGCCTCCAAGGACGGTCGGACGGAAAGTTCATCTCTTCCCGCCAATGGATCTTCATGTTCATTGCCGTCGTCGGTATCCTGCAATACATTCAGCAGTAGTAGTATGGTTTCACAAGGTGTCAAGGGTGAACAAGTTTTTGACGCCAGAGCAAATGCCATGATGAGGTACAAGCAGAAGAAGCATTCTCGTGT GTACGAAAGGAAAATTCGATATCAAAGGAAGAAAGCCATAGCGGATTCACGTAAACGGGTGAGAGGTCGATTTGCGAGAAATTAA
- the LOC101311195 gene encoding zinc finger CCCH domain-containing protein 15-like: protein MIGNLFVFTVELKPRMQNDVAYATASARIGTSAMSSPQPQPYGGGYNYGGAYSSSIFGPKPSQSSSVGVGLYGVQSDSDTSQAYRNKLYQSLLVQNRQEMVNRHSLCLKRLHEAAEEADALRRENSHLRNVNVELNKQLNLLIHASIQKEIEASSSSAASQPRSPFGIVNGIRGLSIDGKSSTHEEEDLSDYSPTSDVMDNEEAENVNVERIALPKSISVRSSGYVKLPPLSAATKAAARTRIAARSRTAKPVSASKNVSFLRRYRNQLHRESYIALLCVQQKVYVQGGKKEEVPLELEVFNQGMFKTELCNKWQETGDCPYKDHCQYAHGVKELRPVIRHPRYKTEVCRMVLAGDVCPYGHRCHFRHALTEEEKQLAGGNNKLNRPIR from the exons ATGATCGGAAATTTGTTCGTGTTTACAGTGGAACTGAAACCGAGAATGCAAAACGACGTCGCATACGCCACCGCCTCAGCTCGCATCGGAACCTCCGCTATGTCATCACCGCAGCCTCAGCCTTACGGCGGTGGTTACAATTACGGCGGTGCTTACTCCTCCTCGATCTTCGGTCCGAAACCGTCGCAGTCTTCTTCCGTCGGAGTCGGACTTTACGGCGTCCAATCAGACTCCGACACGTCGCAGGCCTACCGCAACAAACTCTACCAGTCTCTGCTGGTCCAGAACCGCCAGGAGATGGTCAACCGCCACAGCCTCTGCCTGAAGCGCCTCCACGAGGCGGCGGAGGAAGCCGACGCTCTCCGTCGCGAGAACAGCCACCTCCGCAACGTCAACGTCGAGCTCAACAAGCAACTCAATCTCCTCATCCACGCCTCCATCCAGAAAGAGATCGAAGCTTCTTCAAGCTCTGCGGCGAGCCAGCCGAGGTCGCCGTTTGGGATCGTCAACGGGATTCGTGGCCTGTCGATTGACGGCAAGTCGTCGACTCACGAGGAAGAGGATTTGAGCGATTACAGTCCGACGAGTGACGTCATGGACAACGAAGAGGCCGAGAATGTTAATGTGGAGAGGATTGCGCTGCCGAAGAGCATATCGGTGAGGTCCAGCGGCTATGTGAAGCTTCCTCCGCTGAGCGCTGCTACCAAAGCCGCCGCTCGGACTCGAATCGCTGCCAGATCTCGAACCGCCAAACCAGTCAGTGCTTCA AAAAATGTTTCCTTTCTCAGAAGATACAGGAATCAATTGCACAGGGAGTCCTATATTGCTCTCCTCTGTGTTCAG CAAAAGGTGTATGTTCAAGGAGGGAAGAAAGAGGAGGTGCCACTTGAACTGGAGGTGTTCAACCAGGGAATGTTCAAGACTGAACTCTGCAACAAATGGCAGGAGACTGGTGACTGCCCCTACAAAGACCACTGCCAATATGCTCACGGCGTGAAGGAGCTGCGCCCGGTGATTCGCCACCCACGCTACAAAACTGAAGTTTGCAGAATGGTGCTAGCCGGTGATGTCTGTCCATATGGCCACCGCTGCCATTTTCGCCATGCACTCACTGAGGAGGAGAAGCAGCTTGCTGGTGGCAACAATAAGCTCAACAGGCCAATCAGGTAA
- the LOC101310902 gene encoding palmitoyl-acyl carrier protein thioesterase, chloroplastic-like — MATFSTLGYFPITNKFSALSNRASYDPNKKSRNNININGTFTKYSTIKVDIVSTLTSVASVTENGYTSEQHVQQNISITKQSVDHYRQGMIIEGGAGYRQRVVIRSYEDGLDKTATLESILNLLQETALNHMRMLGLISDEFGATYEMMKNDLIWVVSIMPIQVDRYPSWGEILEIDTWVGASGKNGMRLDWLIRSEATGHVFARATSTWVMMNRMTRRLSKMPEEVRAEIAPWFIQKQAITEDNFDKIVKLDSKAKYMNKDLKPKRSDLDMNHHVNNVKYVRWMLETIPDQILEAHQLTSIVLEYRRECGSSDIVQSLCQPDEDGILKDGLKQEKDTSLVKGFSLAEYIKPTTLQIILILVGFLRALPGVVLILVLLVFHIRKYM; from the exons ATGGCCACCTTCTCAACTCTAGGCTACTTCCCCATTACAAATAAATTCTCCGCTCTCTCGAATAGGGCCAGTTATGACCCGAACAAGAAGAGCCGCAACAACATCAATATCAATGGTACTTTTACCAAGTACTCCACAATCAAGGTTGACATCGTAAGCACTTTAACATCAGTTGCTTCTGTTACTGAAAATGGTTACACTAGTGAACAGCATGTTCAACAAAATATTTCGATAACCAAGCAATCTGTTGATCATTATCGCCAAGGGATGATCATAGAAGGCGGTGCAGGGTACAGACAGAGGGTGGTTATTAGGTCATATGAAGATGGTCTTGATAAAACTGCAACGTTGGAGAGCATCCTTAATCTTCTGCAG GAAACAGCATTGAATCATATGCGGATGTTAGGACTCATCAGTGATGAGTTTGGAGCAACTTATGAAATGATGAAGAATGATCTCATATGGGTTGTGTCAATAATGCCAATTCAAGTTGATCGCTATCCAAGCTG GGGAGAAATACTGGAAATTGACACTTGGGTTGGGGCATCAGGCAAGAATGGTATGCGTCTTGACTGGTTGATCCGAAGTGAAGCCACAGGTCATGTTTTTGCTCGTGCAACCAG CACCTGGGTGATGATGAACCGAATGACAAGACGCCTCTCAAAAATGCCAGAAGAAGTGAGAGCTGAGATTGCACCTTGGTTTATACAGAAGCAAGCAATCACAGAAGATAACTTTGACAAAATTGTCAAGTTGGACAGCAAAGCCAAGTACATGAACAAGGACTTGAAG CCCAAGAGAAGCGACTTAGACATGAACCACCATGTCAACAATGTCAAGTATGTGAGGTGGATGCTTGAG ACCATCCCTGACCAAATTTTAGAGGCACATCAACTGACAAGCATTGTCTTAGAGTACAGAAGGGAGTGTGGGAGCTCAGATATAGTTCAATCACTTTGCCAACCCGATGAAGACGGCATTCTCAAAGATGGACTAAAGCAAGAGAAAGATACCAGTCTAGTAAAAGGGTTTTCCTTGGCAGAGTACATAAAACCCACTACGCTCCAAATAATCTTAATACTTGTGGGATTTTTGAGAG CCCTACCTGGTGTAGTGCTTATACTGGTTTTATTGGTGTTCCACATCCGCAAATATATGTGA
- the LOC101302651 gene encoding uncharacterized protein LOC101302651 isoform 2 encodes MRKRSTSVASIILLPVLIFSLFLIHVQGKLNEAGCSSSCGDIDNIKYPFRVRGDPSGCGDPDYEFSCVNNKTILEIFPGKYYVKSISYTDNLLHLVDVNFANGSCSLPSGSLKNRDGVAQDFRYKDGRYEANNYPRTCSLVSLAPVNYHDELYKKIPTYEAVAKALQAGFDIGWSVECRDCSLAGKYCVYGPKASDTRPIIFECQKEYHEITRFEGNLIIAGIVVGGVIGLVIIVAVLVCVICKCKKRKQQPKKNLQNQQSSTL; translated from the exons ATGAGGAAACGCTCTACATCAGTCGCATCAATCATTCTTCTCCCTGTCCTTATCTTCTCCCTTTTTCTTATCCATGTTCAAGGGAAGTTGAATGAAGCTGGCTGTTCTTCTTCCTGTGGAGATATTGACAACATCAAGTACCCTTTTCGCGTTAGAGGCGATCCATCCGGCTGCGGTGACCCCGACTATGAATTCTCATGTGTCAACAACAAAACCATCCTCGAAATATTTCCGGGCAAATACTATGTCAAGAGCATTTCATACACTGATAATCTACTCCATTTAGTTGACGTCAACTTCGCAAACGGAAGCTGCAGCCTCCCATCTGGTTCTCTTAAAAATAGGGATGGTGTTGCCCAAGACTTTCGTTACAAGG ATGGAAGGTACGAGGCTAACAATTATCCACGGACGTGCTCGCTTGTTTCGCTGGCTCCGGTGAATTATCATGATGAACTTTATAAGAAGATCCCTACTTATGAAGCCGTAGCGAAAGCGTTGCAGGCCGGGTTTGATATCGGATGGTCTGTTGAGTGCAGGGATTGTTCTTTGGCTGGTAAGTATTGTGTATACGGTCCCAAAGCATCGGACACTAGGCCTATCATATTCGAATGTCAAAAGG AGTACCATGAAATCACAAGGTTTGAAGGAAATTTGATCATTGCGGGAATCGTTGTGGGAG GTGTAATTGGTCTAGTTATTATAGTGGCTGTGTTGGTGTGTGTTATCTGCAAATGTAAGAAACGAAAACAGCAGCCGAAGAAGAATCTGCAGAACCAGCAATCATCGACACTCTGA
- the LOC101311767 gene encoding putative zinc finger protein At1g68190-like has product MEKCCEFCRAIRPVVYCKADAAHLCLSCDAKIHSANTVFNRHQHTVLCETCQGRPAYVQCLDHRMFVCNDCDRSQHISSSQHHHKRTLQSYTGCPSAKDFAALWGFQSDGIDNKTLSTSCGSCDSSVVNYDIHGQSCSQIECLSGGAQFEMGSTSKQKIFCEGEEHKKTSFILHQILDLERMQLAEGNTPSTQSDLSSSAHNTWKSFDENLDRHLQRCETTDTNFQLKESPLQNLKDDPLPFPFSQSDHLASNSTIGIPLQTDSIWQYRSPVQNSQLWSQNMQDLGVCEELVCRDDFNIPDVDLTFRNFEEIFGGDQDPTRVLHDDKDVSYSSVERNMSLDKSDDCNSRVMVDASVASSMYLTQPANFDKACNKVENVSGSMDIPPSSSTLSFSVSRNFTINNEADCHDTVPSSTSPDVDAGQLQVRANSLMRYKEKKQSRLTEKKFPYSPRKATVDVHRRGRGRIVKTEE; this is encoded by the exons ATGGAGAAATGTTGTGAGTTCTGCAGAGCAATAAGGCCGGTTGTGTACTGTAAAGCTGATGCAGCACATCTTTGCCTATCTTGTGATGCAAAGATCCATTCGGCTAACACAGTTTTCAACCGTCATCAGCACACTGTCTTATGCGAAACCTGCCAAGGCCGCCCTGCTTATGTTCAGTGTTTGGATCACAGAATGTTTGTGTGCAATGACTGTGACAGGAGCCAGCACATATCATCTTCCCAACATCATCATAAACGCACTCTCCAGAGTTACACAGGTTGCCCATCTGCCAAGGATTTTGCAGCATTGTGGGGTTTCCAATCAGATGGGATAGATAACAAGACTCTATCCACTTCTTGTGGTTCTTGTGACTCGAGTGTGGTAAACTATGATATTCATGGGCAGTCTTGCTCACAAATTGAATGTCTTTCAGGTGGTGCTCAGTTTGAAATGGGATCGACCAGTAAACAGAAG ATATTTTGTGAAGGTGAAGAGCATAAGAAGACTAGTTTTATTCTGCATCAGATACTTGACTTGGAAAGGATGCAGCTAGCCGAAGGGAATACCCCTTCAACACAAAGTGACCTATCTTCTTCAGCACATAATACTTGGAAGAGCTTTGATGAGAACCTTGATCGGCATTTACAACGTTGTGAGACTACTGATACTAACTTTCAGCTAAAGGAGAGTCCGCTTCAGAATCTGAAAGATGATCCTTTGCCATTTCCATTTTCTCAGTCGGATCATTTAGCATCAAATTCAACTATTGGAATTCCGTTGCAGACAGATTCCATTTGGCAGTACAGAAGTCCGGTCCAAAATAGTCAG CTGTGGTCTCAAAATATGCAAGACCTTGGGGTTTGTGAAGAGCTTGTTTGTCGTGATGATTTCAATATACCTGATGTTGATTTAACATTCCGAAATTTTGAGGAAATATTTGGTGGTGATCAAGATCCTACCAGAGTGCTGCATGATGATAAAGATGTCTCGTATTCCTCAGTAGAGAGGAACATGTCCCTCGATAAATCAGACGACTGCAATTCAAGAGTAATGGTG GATGCATCAGTGGCTTCATCTATGTACCTTACTCAGCCTGCAAACTTTGACAAAGCATGTAACAAAGTTGAAAACGTCTCGGGAAGCATGGATATTCCACCATCTTCTTCAACTTTATCATTCTCTGTGTCAAGGAACTTCACCATTAACAACGAAGCAGATTGCCATGATACAGTACCTTCAAGCACTTCACCTGATGTGGATGCTGGACAGCTGCAAGTCAGAGCAAATTCACTGATGAGGTACAAAGAGAAGAAGCAATCTCGACT AACTGAGAAGAAATTTCCATATTCACCACGAAAAGCTACAGTTGATGTACATAGGCGGGGAAGAGGCCGCATTGTTAAGACAGAAGAATAG
- the LOC101302651 gene encoding uncharacterized protein LOC101302651 isoform 1, producing the protein MRKRSTSVASIILLPVLIFSLFLIHVQGKLNEAGCSSSCGDIDNIKYPFRVRGDPSGCGDPDYEFSCVNNKTILEIFPGKYYVKSISYTDNLLHLVDVNFANGSCSLPSGSLKNRDGVAQDFRYKGEVDFATESLIRFVKCSSNVTLQFNQTLHYNYTEVPCLSRNGTYMYAVVDGRYEANNYPRTCSLVSLAPVNYHDELYKKIPTYEAVAKALQAGFDIGWSVECRDCSLAGKYCVYGPKASDTRPIIFECQKEYHEITRFEGNLIIAGIVVGGVIGLVIIVAVLVCVICKCKKRKQQPKKNLQNQQSSTL; encoded by the exons ATGAGGAAACGCTCTACATCAGTCGCATCAATCATTCTTCTCCCTGTCCTTATCTTCTCCCTTTTTCTTATCCATGTTCAAGGGAAGTTGAATGAAGCTGGCTGTTCTTCTTCCTGTGGAGATATTGACAACATCAAGTACCCTTTTCGCGTTAGAGGCGATCCATCCGGCTGCGGTGACCCCGACTATGAATTCTCATGTGTCAACAACAAAACCATCCTCGAAATATTTCCGGGCAAATACTATGTCAAGAGCATTTCATACACTGATAATCTACTCCATTTAGTTGACGTCAACTTCGCAAACGGAAGCTGCAGCCTCCCATCTGGTTCTCTTAAAAATAGGGATGGTGTTGCCCAAGACTTTCGTTACAAGGGTGAAGTCGACTTCGCAACTGAATCTCTTATCCGATTTGTCAAGTGCTCTAGTAATGTCACACTGCAGTTTAATCAGACACTGCATTATAACTACACGGAGGTTCCTTGTTTGTCAAGAAATGGAACTTACATGTATGCTGTTGTAGATGGAAGGTACGAGGCTAACAATTATCCACGGACGTGCTCGCTTGTTTCGCTGGCTCCGGTGAATTATCATGATGAACTTTATAAGAAGATCCCTACTTATGAAGCCGTAGCGAAAGCGTTGCAGGCCGGGTTTGATATCGGATGGTCTGTTGAGTGCAGGGATTGTTCTTTGGCTGGTAAGTATTGTGTATACGGTCCCAAAGCATCGGACACTAGGCCTATCATATTCGAATGTCAAAAGG AGTACCATGAAATCACAAGGTTTGAAGGAAATTTGATCATTGCGGGAATCGTTGTGGGAG GTGTAATTGGTCTAGTTATTATAGTGGCTGTGTTGGTGTGTGTTATCTGCAAATGTAAGAAACGAAAACAGCAGCCGAAGAAGAATCTGCAGAACCAGCAATCATCGACACTCTGA